The DNA sequence CATCCAATATCCATGCTTTGCCGTGACGTTTGCCACCGTTTAGTAGTGTGACATTGGCTAACACTTCCCATGCTCCTTCCGCTCCCCGCAGGCAGTGTAACCAGCAAGTGCCCTCACTCATCCCTTCTTCCCTGccggctgcatcatcatcttcctcCAAAGCGGCGTGTAGACATCTCGCGTGAAGCAATGTGCACCTTCGGCTAGCTCCTCGGAAACGCCTcggtcgcagcagcagcaggtcgtAGGTGGTGTGGTCGCAGGCCCACCCGGCAGTGCTCCTTGTCGTGGTCCGAGTCCTGCGCCGTCTGGCTAGACCCCGACGCAACCTTCCATTCTTCCCGCTGCTACCCCGCACAGCCGCACAGTGACGAGCGCCGCGAAGCACCGCACCCCGGACGCACCCAAGATGGATGATCTGCTACAGGCCGGCCACGTGGTCAAGGAAAGATGGAAGGtgaggggtttttttgggACGCCCGGAGTTCTCCCTGGAACAGCCATTCGCTGAATCTGGCTTGCTATCTTCACTTCCGCAGGTGTTGAAGAAGATTGGCGGCGGCGGGTTCGGCGAAATCTACGAGGGGCAGGATTTGATCACGCGCGAGCAGGTCGCACTGAAGGTCGAGTCGGCCCGGCAACCGAAGCAGGTACTCAAGATGGAGGTGGCCGTCCTGAAGAAGCTGCAAGGTAGGGTTTCAGCCACGAATAGCACTCGAACACAATTGGCAATACTGTCTGGCATACTAACCTTTCGCCTTCACCGCCGCACCCGCACGCAGGCAAGGAGCACATCTGCCGGTTCATCGGCTGCGGGCGCAACGATCGATTCAATTACGTTGTGATGCAGCTGCAGGGGAAGAATTTGGCCGAGCTGCGGCGGTCGCAGGCACGCGGTGCCTTCTCACTCAGCACAACGCTGCGCATCGGCCTCCAAATACTGAAATCGATCGAATCCATCCATTCGGTCGGCTTCCTTCATCGTGATATCAAACCAGTAAGTGCTGCAGGTCGTCTAAATGTAGCCAGCCCGCGgcaaattgattgattttcctttgcttttcttttttgttgattaCCAGAGTAACTTTGCCATAGGAAGACTACCGCTCACTAGTCGTAGAATCTACATGCTGGACTTCGGCTTAGCTAGGCAGTACACTACCGGTACGGGTGAGGTACGATGTCCCCGAGCTGCGGCAGGATTCCGCGGAACCGTAAGGTAGGGACCGTAAACGCCGTTACGCACACACCGAGCAACCCATGTGTTAATAATCTGTTTTCTTCTGATTGCTTTAGGTACGCTTCGTTAAACGCGCACAAAAATCGTGAAATGGGCCGCCAGGACGATCTGTGGTCGTTGTTCTATATGCTTGTTGAGTTTGTTACCGGCCAGCTTCCATGGCGTAAAATTAAGGATAAAGAGCAAGTACGTTCTGCTTCAACCGCATCTGAATCGCATACACCCGATGTAACTAATTtccatctttctctcttttctgcTTCAGGTTGGAATGTtgaaagaaaaatatgatCATCGTTTGCTACTCAAGCACTTGCCTTCGGATTTCAAATACTTCTTAGAGCATATTCAATCCCTTAACTACGCCGACAAGCCGGATTATGCAGTAAGTGCCATCGcgcgtgttgttgttttttttttcttttttcgctgcCACGATTTCTTATTCTGCTCTTGCTTTGTCCCGCAATCCAGATGCTGATCTCTCTGTTTGAACGATGCATGAAGCGCCGGGGCGTGAAGGAAACGGACCCGTTCGACTGGGAAAACAACGCCGACTACAACGCCGGCGAAGCCAAAGCTATCAACGCAGCCGTACCAAAGAGTGAACTAATCAAAAAACATAAAGATATCGAAATGACCGAGGTATGTCGGATCGGGTGATGTCGCTGCAGTAGATTGTTATCAGTGCATTAATTATCCCCGTTTTTATTTCAGGAGAAACGCAAACCAATCATGGACTCGGCAAAAGTGCTACACACGGAACCGATCGAATCGATGAAGCCGCAGAACGTGCTGAACgcgggcggcggtggtggggCGGCCGGGGCCGCGGAGACCGCTGCCGCCAAGGCGGCCCTCAACCACGCGGACCAACACGAGCCGAACGAGGCAAAGATACAGCAGGAGACGAAAACGGACGGTCCGGCGATCGAGATGGTGGTCGTGAAGGTAAGCGAGCTCTGGCGTTTTGCCCCCTCCCTGCTACAAATGCTCCGCCGTCACAATTTGGGCCGTTAGGGCCGACCCGTGGGTTAGTTGGGGGAAGGACACAAGACGGTGTGACGACGACTAGCCTAATGGAGTTGCTTGGCCCCTTTCCGGTCAACTTCATTAGACTCGATCCcattgcttttattgcttTCGCTTGACGCATCCCAACTACTGGAGTGTTTGTGAACAATTTTTTTGATACAACTATTgtcttcttttctttcaatctcttcttttttttcttcatttctctttctttctaccTCGTTTCATTTTCgggtgtttattttattgctgtgtcgtgtgtgtgcgcgtgtctTTCGTTATCCCGATTGCAATTCCGCTCCTGCGAAACTCggttctcctcctccttcacaccacccacacacacacacacacacacaaatcggCTGTACTGCCGCACAGGGTCTAATAAGTTTTCCTATTCACCAGAACGAGATACCGCTGGTGCGGGCGCACACGGAGGTGATGACGAAGCCGGCCAAGCACGGCAGCAACCGGCTGCGAATACTGACCGCGCCGCCGGTCAACATCAAGGATTTCTCCTCCTCGCTCGACAAGCAGCAGTCGCAGTCGCCGtcgcagcagcaccagcagcaccagcagcagcagcagctgcaccacCAGTCGTCGCACCACATGTCGCAGCAgtcgcaccaccaccatcaccatcaccatccgcTGCACGCGTCCAACGACGGCAACAACCTGTCGATGGAGCTGAAGTCGAAGCTGCTGAAGACGGAGGCGGACGACCTGTCGTACGCGCCGTCGGACGGCATGATACTGCGCGATCTCACCCAGCAACACTGCCAGTCGGTGGGGCAGCCGAAGCAGCACCACGACgggcaccagcagcagtcgtccggcggcggtggtgggggTAGCCTGCAGCGCCAAAGCCTCACGCTCGGTGGCAAAAGCCTGCGCTCGTacggcagcaccaccaccagcaacaagTACGGCGGCGGGCGGAACGACGACAAGAGCTGCCGGGACTACTCGATCACGCAGCACGCGATCATCGACGACGACAACGCGAGCCAGCACCAGACGCCCAAATACCAGGGGGCGCTCACGCTCGCCTCGCAGTGGAAAAGCCAGTTCGACGACTCGGACGACTCGACCGACGGGCTCTGGAAGGGCGAACAACATTCCGAAAATGCATCGAAGAAAAACTACACTAACCTCAACAAGAGCAGCATGGCCGCCGGCCAGCCGAAGGAGCACCACCAGCCGGTGTCGCCGCCccagccgccgccgctgcctccGCCCCCCCAGACGAACGGGCAGCTAAGCGGGGCCGGCCCCGTTCCGACGCGGAACGGGCACGCCGAGCAGCCGCACGGCGGGACGGAGAATGGGACGGCCTCGCTGCCATCGCAGGCGCCGGCGCCGCCGCCGCTCCCACCGCTGCCCCAGTGCGAGGGTGGGGCCGTGCCGCTGCCGGACTACGCCGGCAGTGGCTGCGACAAGCAGCAGCTGGCGGCCGCCCTGGCCGCCGAACCCGACTGTGGGCCGCTGGTGGACGCGGCCAGCTTGCTGCCGTGCGTGGCAGTACCGGCGGAGGACGGCAGCACCAATCAGCAGCGGCCGGGGGTGGAGGAGCGGGACGGGGCCGCCGAATCCACCGATGATGGTGCAGCGGCAAACGAGgagcagcaggaggaggaggaggaggtagaagaagaggaagaagcggaagaggaggaggaagaggaacagcagcagggcgaagaggaagaagcggagCAAAGGGGGGTTGGAAAGGTGGAGGTCGGCGGCGCCGGAGGGGGACCGATGATCGTCAGCGTCGGCAGCCTGGTCGGAGGCTTCgaggcggtggcggcggcagcggctgcCGCCGCCGTTACCGCGACACCCGTTACCGCCGGCGGCAACGCGGAACTATCTAGTAATCTTAAATcttaactctctctctctctctccgacacacacacacacacacacacggatacACGGAACTGCAGACAAGAATACAGTGACACACtcaaagagaaaaacaaaaacactcctTCCTCAGCTAgcgcgtttttgttttgccacgacagcagcagcaaaaagaagCATCAGCTTGCGGCTATTTACAGATCAAGCAAACTAAGGGTAGATAGAGAAAGCGAGACAGAgggacagagagacagagagagagaaagagagaagcaaACGTGATGTTAGCAAGATACAATAATAGCAAGTGACAAGGGTAACGGCGTTAACGTAACGCGCGGCCAGTCAAACCGAAAGAGGTGGTAACGCGTAACGCCGTCGATCCGGTGGCGTTACACAAGTGTATGGAGCTTCGAAACCCTTCTAGTCTATACCACACCCTCTCGTTTTGGCTTGGGGGCGCCCCGTTACCAGGTGTCCCTGTATGAGTGCAATATGCTAGCAGGATTACAAacggagacacacacacaccgccatGGGTGCGATACGAGCCGATTACTACTACGTAACTGGCTTACTAGGATGTTATCTATCATCTCTCCCTCCTTCCGACTCCCGCTCCTCGGAATCGGCCTAGTTCCTGCGACGGTGGGCAAACCCCAATGCCCCGAGAGCGTTGCGTGCCATCTTGGAGAGTTTAACGATTTAAGCATAGTGTTCCCTCACTGTGGTACTGTAATCTCACGCGGTCCTTGTTACATGAGGATGTCCGACAACGTCCGGCCTTGTCGGACACACGCCCTAGACCGTCACAGAAGTAGGCTTCGGACGCTAATATCACGTAAACACTACTACAACTAATCAACCAGTCAGTGAAGGTGAACTCATCGATGGAGGGAACCAGAAAACGATCTCACGAGAATTTATTCAACAGGTACaggtgtggggggggggcggaCTGTCGAGAATCTCCACCCGCACCCCATCAaccaaagggggggggggatggaagggaaaaaacaacaaacccagGAGGCCGAATCTAACGAGCAATGCTAGCGATGGAAAAATCCgacggaagaagaaaaagaaacagaaaacaagTAGAAACTAAAAAGAGCGCGTTGTTCgtaaaattaaacacacacacacacacacacacacacacacacacacacacacacacacacacacgaaacttACCAAAAGCAAGCATTCATGCAAAATCCATGACAAAGCAAACTAATAAGGGGGGAAAACAACACTAAAAACTACCAAAAAAGGcgtaccacaaacacacacacacacatttacatacactaaaaccaaaaatgggggcaaacaaaataaagcaaacaaaaggagaaggaagaaaacgaagcagcagcagaagcgtATGCGATAAACTACACAACAGagtgaagcaacaaaaaaaaactttccacgACAAAAGTGGGAAGGGGGATGGCACagggaagagaagaaaaagcaagaaaaataaGAGATAGAGTGGGCGGAGTGGGTGAGTAGGTGGGCGGGATGTggaggaaaacacacacacacacacacggaagtTGGAAAGAAAACACGGAAAATTAACGCTGACAGGATTAAGCGAATAAATCAATGATAACACACACGATACCCACTAATAGCCAAAGGTGGATCACTAGccgcgtttgtgtgtatgtgtgtgttattgCGAGTTCCTTGCAAAGACAACACAAcaaattggaaagaaattggCTGCGCCCAAGTCCCGGCGTCTCTGTTCCCATCTTTGGTCATCAGTTCCTGTTACTATCCTAACTCCAATCCAagcttcgaatcgaatcgtGCTCTAGTGACAGTGTGCTAGTAATGTGGTgtctggagcgcacccacgacacAATTCCGACTCCAACTGTTATTAGACCGATTCTGAATTCGACAAAATGGGAACTACTAGTTCCGTCTGGCGTAGGACTCGTCCGGgtcgaagtcgttcggagtcctTCGGCGTCGTTCGGAGTCCtttggaatcgtctggagttgtccgaagtcgtcaggagtcatctggagtcagcGTCATTCGAAATAGTTTCGgaatttcatttcgttgtgttttttgtcttccaCTTTGTGCGTGCACTTCGTAGACCATTGAACCATTGAAggccgactccagacgactctggactACTCCGAATGTCTTCGAAAGACTACGACTCCAGATGGCACGAATCTAGACGACTACggccgactccagacgacttcaatcgactccggatgactccagacgattccgaacgactccgtaTGGGTTTGATGACTATCACCATCCAGCAACTATTTAAAAAGATTGACGGTGGCACAATCCAGCACAGATGTCTAGATCGACCTTCTAAAGACCAATTTGTAGTTATTTTAGGAGCTGTGGATCCATCCGCATCTTGTTTACGTTACGCATTACAGTAACAGTTTATCACAAACGATAAATTTTGTGGGAAATGCCAATTGCTTATGTTATATGCCAAGCGTAGCAGAAGTTATGAATGCGAATGCTCCTGAGAAGACGAATTGAGATGATGCGAAAGCTTCAACTTCTACTTTTGAGCTTTGATAGGCCTCGTCGATAGTATTAACTCTTTTGTGTACCAGCCAAATTACATTTTGATTTCAGTCAATGCGCGTTTTCCAGGATGAAACGcgtcttcttcatcttctatTTTGCGAGAAAGCTAGTATCCTGCTACGTTTGTTCGAACCTATGTTTAAATTACCATACTCAGAGGCTTACCTTCTCTTATTTAGACTTCAACAATCTAGAGTCGTATGTCTTTTAGGATGAAAAGAGCCGGACAACTACAAAGACCGTGAGAAATTATCTGTGTACTTGCTATATCCAGTTAATCCTTGTATTTCACATTTGCACCAAACAATGTTGCAAGTACACAAATGACATTGGTCGTTATACGAGATGTAGATAGATCCTCAAATGCAAGTCTCGCGGAAAAAAATGACAAGTTTATACAGTGCAATCTTTCTCCTATGTTGTCTTTTCTGGATGAATttaagaggcgaaagaactccgttgGATCCAAAGCCTCTACAAGCtgttcaaacaaacattcagGATTAATTGTTTCTTTGCATATTGAAGTATGTGTCTCTTCAAAATGAAATAGCGCAGTTCAAGGCGCCAGCTTAAGGGAAATAGTTCGATAGCCCGAGAGACTGTTGGTCCCCGGAAGATTCACTCTAAGAGATATTTCCCTGTACGTCTGACCCATAACAACAACCTGTGATATCTTGGTTGGGCCCTTCCGATTCTTGCCAAACGAAGCACGCCGAGCTGTATGTTGGTTTCGGTGCAGcacttttgcttttattttaataaatttcagAGACAGAGACAAAATAACCGCGCAGCATTCCCTAAGGGTTGGTGTATCTCTCTTCCAGTAAATGCGTAAACGTTCGCGTGGTTTGGGCCGAGTATTTGTTGCCGCGAACATCGAGCCCCTTCCGTTCGGCGTTTGATCGGGCCCACTCACCCCCACTGGCCGCGTGAAATGTACGTAacacgtatgtgtgtgtgtgtgtgtgtaaatgcgCAACATCTTCGTCGTCGACGTCGTCTTCTCCTCCCAGGAGAAGGACGCAATATAAATCATTTGTTCATCAGTTTTGTAAATTGTGATTtagtggtttgtttgtttgtttttctttgtaaatTGTATATGTTTAAGTGTTCTGCTTTAACACGGAAATCAACGCACAACACgcttccctctccctctccgcACTCTCCTCGTTGTCCtcgatatatttatatattcgTACGGGCTAAAGAAATCACTCCGTTCCACGTAACCACCGCCGGCTCCTTTACCCGCTAGCGTACCTTATTGCTTATTGCTACAATTACTGCTACACCCCCGCCGCCGACTACTGCTCCTCCGGGTAGTGGATCTGGCCCAGGTCCCGGCACAGGTTGTTGTTGGCGAAGGACGAGTTGTAGTTGAACGTGCCGTAGCCGGGCGCCGCGTACTGCGTGTAGGCCGCGGTCGGGAAGATCAGCTCCGGGTTGGCCGCCGCGAACTGGTCCGTGTTCTGCAGGAAGGCGGAGTAGTTGGAGGAGCAGGCGGCCAGGTGCGGATTGAGCTGGACGGCCGTGTCGGCCGCGTCCGCCGCACTGTACGCGCCGTCGTACGCGGCCGCCGCAAAGCCCTGGTGCTGGTTCTGCGCGATGTTGTTGTTCATGTCGCTCAGGAACTCGATCGACTGCGTCAGGGCGGACGGTTCGGTGGCGGCATTGTTGGCGCTGCTGCTCGTCCGCTTCACCCCACTGCCCGGTACGAGCTCGCCGGCGAGTATCTTGTCGTAGGTCGTCTTCACGTCGTTGGCCTGGTGtgcttgttgctgctgctgctgctgctgctgctgatgcttgcGGGCGCTGCTGTCGTCCTCGATGATGACGCCGGTCGGCATCGGTTCGTCCGTGCGGTGGTACTTGTGCGCCTTGTCACCGCCCGCCAGCAGGAAGAGGGCGTTTTCGCGCGACCGGATCGGGCTGCTGCTCATCGTGCCGGGCCGGGGGCCGGTGCGCATGCTGCTGAAGCCGGCCTGCTGATTGTCCGGATTGTTCCCGTCGTCCTGGGCCATCGCAAGCGAGCTAACGAAGTCCACACCACCGACGAACAGATCGTGGCCCTtgtcctgttgctgctgctgctgttgctgctgctgttgctgctgatccTGACCGCCTCCCTTGCCTATGCTGTCGTGCAGCATGCTCTCCGACATGTCTTTGGCCTCCTTGTCGCGCTTGATGCAGCTCAGCATGCTACCCTTCATATCTGTAAACGAGAAACGCGGTGTAAGAGAACGCAAAATGGTGTGTTCGTGGTGAGCAGACGCTTACCGGGATCTTCCTTGATGCGACGCCGTTTCGAGCTCGAACCAGACAGTGACTTCTGCGACAGGCCGAGCAACCCGTTGATGCTGTACGACTGCGACGCAACGTTCTCCACCTGCTGCGGTGACTTCATCGATTCCTGGTCGGCCTGCATCTGCTGATTGAGAcactcctgctgctgttgctgctgctgactttgctgctgctgctgctgctgattgtTGCGCGACAGAATCCGCGGGCTGTCCATGCTGCTGTTGTCCGAGCGCTGTGAGCTGTACTTTGCCTTTTCCGCCGCCTTGTTGCGTacgatgctgtgtgtgtgtggggggagaGGACGTTAGCGATATCCCTGCCGAGCCCGACCTGGGACCGATCTTACCGATTGATCGACGACACGCTGGGCACATTATCGTGTACGCAGATACCGTCCGCCAGCAGCTTGTCGCGGATCTCCCACGCGAACATGGTCGGGTTCTGGAGCTTGTAGGCGGCGATCGCTTCCACCACCGGCGGCGTCGCTACCTTCGGCTTCGACCCACCGATCACGCCCGCCTTAAAGCTGCCCGTTTCGTAGTAtctaatgaacaaaaaaaacacaagcaaaACTTGTATGATGCAACCGTGCCTCCGGGCACCCACCTCCCCCATCCCTTACCTGGACAGTATCTTCGAGACGCAACCGTGGCTGACGCGCAGCTGGCGCGAGATGTCGCACGGCCGGATGCCGTTGTGCGCCAGCTCGACGATCCGCTGCCGGACCAGGTCGGGCAGTGGGCGCCCATTCACGAACACCCCGCCTAGTTGATTCACCCCGCCATGGCCTACCCGCGTGCCCGGCAAGCAGAGGTGAAAAACGTACGCCCAGCGGACGACGCCAAAATTTAGACACATTATAGGGAGTGTGACGGTGCAGAGGATGGCGGCAACAAATGCGacaagggggaaaaaacgatacaaacaaaaaaaaacagaagggTGGGGAAATGGAGGGGaagaaaataaagtaaaagaaCAGGTTTACGATTAGTAAACGTTGCGCAGTGTGAGTTGTGCTTTGAAATGTATGTCTCTAAAAGTTGCAAGCGAACTGGTACTAACACAACAATACTAGTGCAGTGGGTAAAAGATAAagtaatgatttaaaaaatacatatataaatttgcaataaacaaaaaggTCATCGCTTTCGGACGGAAATGCGCAAAGAAACACATTTAAAGCGCTACAAACTGTACCTAAAAAGAAGAGCCTTGTTTTAAgggaagtaaacaaaaaaaaaagaagacacaGAAAGCATATGGTTATGGCAAGTGTTAGTGCAACGTGTCCCGGTCGCCTGC is a window from the Anopheles merus strain MAF chromosome X, AmerM5.1, whole genome shotgun sequence genome containing:
- the LOC121593483 gene encoding tau-tubulin kinase 1 isoform X1, encoding MDDLLQAGHVVKERWKVLKKIGGGGFGEIYEGQDLITREQVALKVESARQPKQVLKMEVAVLKKLQGKEHICRFIGCGRNDRFNYVVMQLQGKNLAELRRSQARGAFSLSTTLRIGLQILKSIESIHSVGFLHRDIKPSNFAIGRLPLTSRRIYMLDFGLARQYTTGTGEVRCPRAAAGFRGTVRYASLNAHKNREMGRQDDLWSLFYMLVEFVTGQLPWRKIKDKEQVGMLKEKYDHRLLLKHLPSDFKYFLEHIQSLNYADKPDYAMLISLFERCMKRRGVKETDPFDWENNADYNAGEAKAINAAVPKSELIKKHKDIEMTEEKRKPIMDSAKVLHTEPIESMKPQNVLNAGGGGGAAGAAETAAAKAALNHADQHEPNEAKIQQETKTDGPAIEMVVVKGLISFPIHQNEIPLVRAHTEVMTKPAKHGSNRLRILTAPPVNIKDFSSSLDKQQSQSPSQQHQQHQQQQQLHHQSSHHMSQQSHHHHHHHHPLHASNDGNNLSMELKSKLLKTEADDLSYAPSDGMILRDLTQQHCQSVGQPKQHHDGHQQQSSGGGGGGSLQRQSLTLGGKSLRSYGSTTTSNKYGGGRNDDKSCRDYSITQHAIIDDDNASQHQTPKYQGALTLASQWKSQFDDSDDSTDGLWKGEQHSENASKKNYTNLNKSSMAAGQPKEHHQPVSPPQPPPLPPPPQTNGQLSGAGPVPTRNGHAEQPHGGTENGTASLPSQAPAPPPLPPLPQCEGGAVPLPDYAGSGCDKQQLAAALAAEPDCGPLVDAASLLPCVAVPAEDGSTNQQRPGVEERDGAAESTDDGAAANEEQQEEEEEVEEEEEAEEEEEEEQQQGEEEEAEQRGVGKVEVGGAGGGPMIVSVGSLVGGFEAVAAAAAAAAVTATPVTAGGNAELSSNLKS
- the LOC121593483 gene encoding tau-tubulin kinase 1 isoform X2, giving the protein MDDLLQAGHVVKERWKVLKKIGGGGFGEIYEGQDLITREQVALKVESARQPKQVLKMEVAVLKKLQGKEHICRFIGCGRNDRFNYVVMQLQGKNLAELRRSQARGAFSLSTTLRIGLQILKSIESIHSVGFLHRDIKPSNFAIGRLPLTSRRIYMLDFGLARQYTTGTGEVRCPRAAAGFRGTVRYASLNAHKNREMGRQDDLWSLFYMLVEFVTGQLPWRKIKDKEQVGMLKEKYDHRLLLKHLPSDFKYFLEHIQSLNYADKPDYAMLISLFERCMKRRGVKETDPFDWENNADYNAGEAKAINAAVPKSELIKKHKDIEMTEEKRKPIMDSAKVLHTEPIESMKPQNVLNAGGGGGAAGAAETAAAKAALNHADQHEPNEAKIQQETKTDGPAIEMVVVKNEIPLVRAHTEVMTKPAKHGSNRLRILTAPPVNIKDFSSSLDKQQSQSPSQQHQQHQQQQQLHHQSSHHMSQQSHHHHHHHHPLHASNDGNNLSMELKSKLLKTEADDLSYAPSDGMILRDLTQQHCQSVGQPKQHHDGHQQQSSGGGGGGSLQRQSLTLGGKSLRSYGSTTTSNKYGGGRNDDKSCRDYSITQHAIIDDDNASQHQTPKYQGALTLASQWKSQFDDSDDSTDGLWKGEQHSENASKKNYTNLNKSSMAAGQPKEHHQPVSPPQPPPLPPPPQTNGQLSGAGPVPTRNGHAEQPHGGTENGTASLPSQAPAPPPLPPLPQCEGGAVPLPDYAGSGCDKQQLAAALAAEPDCGPLVDAASLLPCVAVPAEDGSTNQQRPGVEERDGAAESTDDGAAANEEQQEEEEEVEEEEEAEEEEEEEQQQGEEEEAEQRGVGKVEVGGAGGGPMIVSVGSLVGGFEAVAAAAAAAAVTATPVTAGGNAELSSNLKS
- the LOC121593656 gene encoding paired box protein Pax-2-B isoform X2, giving the protein MHYNSFNCKQNILEYYTCHGGVNQLGGVFVNGRPLPDLVRQRIVELAHNGIRPCDISRQLRVSHGCVSKILSRYYETGSFKAGVIGGSKPKVATPPVVEAIAAYKLQNPTMFAWEIRDKLLADGICVHDNVPSVSSINRIVRNKAAEKAKYSSQRSDNSSMDSPRILSRNNQQQQQQQSQQQQQQQECLNQQMQADQESMKSPQQVENVASQSYSINGLLGLSQKSLSGSSSKRRRIKEDPDMKGSMLSCIKRDKEAKDMSESMLHDSIGKGGGQDQQQQQQQQQQQQQDKGHDLFVGGVDFVSSLAMAQDDGNNPDNQQAGFSSMRTGPRPGTMSSSPIRSRENALFLLAGGDKAHKYHRTDEPMPTGVIIEDDSSARKHQQQQQQQQQQAHQANDVKTTYDKILAGELVPGSGVKRTSSSANNAATEPSALTQSIEFLSDMNNNIAQNQHQGFAAAAYDGAYSAADAADTAVQLNPHLAACSSNYSAFLQNTDQFAAANPELIFPTAAYTQYAAPGYGTFNYNSSFANNNLCRDLGQIHYPEEQ
- the LOC121593656 gene encoding transcription activator MSS11 isoform X1; this translates as MCLNFGVVRWAYVFHLCLPGTRVGHGGVNQLGGVFVNGRPLPDLVRQRIVELAHNGIRPCDISRQLRVSHGCVSKILSRYYETGSFKAGVIGGSKPKVATPPVVEAIAAYKLQNPTMFAWEIRDKLLADGICVHDNVPSVSSINRIVRNKAAEKAKYSSQRSDNSSMDSPRILSRNNQQQQQQQSQQQQQQQECLNQQMQADQESMKSPQQVENVASQSYSINGLLGLSQKSLSGSSSKRRRIKEDPDMKGSMLSCIKRDKEAKDMSESMLHDSIGKGGGQDQQQQQQQQQQQQQDKGHDLFVGGVDFVSSLAMAQDDGNNPDNQQAGFSSMRTGPRPGTMSSSPIRSRENALFLLAGGDKAHKYHRTDEPMPTGVIIEDDSSARKHQQQQQQQQQQAHQANDVKTTYDKILAGELVPGSGVKRTSSSANNAATEPSALTQSIEFLSDMNNNIAQNQHQGFAAAAYDGAYSAADAADTAVQLNPHLAACSSNYSAFLQNTDQFAAANPELIFPTAAYTQYAAPGYGTFNYNSSFANNNLCRDLGQIHYPEEQ
- the LOC121593656 gene encoding adenylate cyclase, terminal-differentiation specific isoform X3 — encoded protein: MFAWEIRDKLLADGICVHDNVPSVSSINRIVRNKAAEKAKYSSQRSDNSSMDSPRILSRNNQQQQQQQSQQQQQQQECLNQQMQADQESMKSPQQVENVASQSYSINGLLGLSQKSLSGSSSKRRRIKEDPDMKGSMLSCIKRDKEAKDMSESMLHDSIGKGGGQDQQQQQQQQQQQQQDKGHDLFVGGVDFVSSLAMAQDDGNNPDNQQAGFSSMRTGPRPGTMSSSPIRSRENALFLLAGGDKAHKYHRTDEPMPTGVIIEDDSSARKHQQQQQQQQQQAHQANDVKTTYDKILAGELVPGSGVKRTSSSANNAATEPSALTQSIEFLSDMNNNIAQNQHQGFAAAAYDGAYSAADAADTAVQLNPHLAACSSNYSAFLQNTDQFAAANPELIFPTAAYTQYAAPGYGTFNYNSSFANNNLCRDLGQIHYPEEQ